From Deferrisoma camini S3R1, the proteins below share one genomic window:
- a CDS encoding Crp/Fnr family transcriptional regulator — translation MTEPRCLCERLAGPGLHPRCIGQVWLFEGLDPEARQMVARHLERRRLEPGQVLFRQGDRADTMYLLKAGAVKLWKVTEDGRVLTLDIRHAGDLLGESVFLEEEGEYPVSATCLEPMFVCGVAKDRFERLVEENPRIGLRVIRNLARRIEQLRSKLEALSEPMLEERMYRVLVNVAREVGTRGKGGWVIPFPLTHEEIAFLVGAHRVSVTRALARLRSAGRVRAEGRNLFVAEGPP, via the coding sequence ATGACCGAACCCAGGTGCCTCTGCGAACGCCTCGCCGGTCCTGGGCTCCACCCCCGGTGCATCGGGCAGGTCTGGTTGTTCGAGGGACTCGACCCCGAGGCCCGGCAGATGGTGGCCCGCCACCTGGAGCGACGGCGCCTGGAGCCGGGTCAGGTGCTGTTTCGCCAGGGGGACCGGGCCGACACCATGTACCTTCTGAAAGCAGGGGCCGTGAAGCTGTGGAAGGTCACCGAGGACGGTCGGGTTCTCACCCTCGACATCCGGCACGCCGGCGACCTGCTGGGAGAGAGCGTGTTCCTGGAGGAGGAAGGGGAGTACCCCGTCTCGGCCACGTGCCTCGAGCCCATGTTCGTCTGCGGGGTGGCCAAGGACCGGTTCGAGCGGTTGGTGGAGGAGAACCCCCGGATCGGCCTGAGGGTGATCCGAAACCTGGCCCGGCGTATCGAGCAGTTGCGGAGCAAGCTGGAGGCCCTGTCGGAGCCCATGCTGGAGGAGCGGATGTACCGGGTTCTCGTGAACGTGGCCCGGGAGGTGGGAACGCGGGGGAAAGGGGGTTGGGTGATCCCTTTCCCCCTCACCCACGAGGAGATCGCGTTTCTGGTGGGAGCCCATAGGGTCAGCGTGACCCGTGCCCTGGCCCGGCTCCGGTCCGCAGGCCGGGTTCGGGCCGAGGGCAGGAATCTGTTCGTGGCCGAGGGGCCCCCGTGA
- a CDS encoding carboxymuconolactone decarboxylase family protein, with translation MPRVPPIDPTDASPDVHTVFAEIRETFGMVPNLFRTQAHVPALLRANWEKVKAVMMGGVLSRKVKEAIAVLVSKDNACPYCVAAHTAALRAVGVPEDEVARILDDPDGAEFSPREKALIRLARQANTDPHRIPEALFEAARAAGASDAEIVEALGVMEVFVAFNKFLDALQVDVDF, from the coding sequence ATGCCCCGCGTGCCGCCGATCGATCCTACGGACGCATCCCCCGATGTTCATACCGTGTTCGCCGAGATCCGAGAAACGTTCGGGATGGTGCCGAACCTGTTTCGGACCCAGGCCCATGTCCCGGCGCTCCTCCGGGCGAACTGGGAGAAGGTCAAGGCCGTCATGATGGGCGGTGTGCTGTCGCGCAAGGTCAAGGAGGCGATCGCCGTGCTCGTGTCGAAGGACAACGCCTGCCCGTACTGCGTGGCCGCCCACACCGCGGCCCTGCGGGCTGTCGGCGTCCCGGAGGACGAGGTGGCCCGCATCTTGGACGACCCGGACGGAGCGGAGTTCTCGCCCAGGGAGAAGGCGTTGATCCGCTTGGCCCGGCAGGCCAACACCGACCCCCATCGAATACCCGAGGCCCTGTTCGAGGCAGCCCGTGCCGCGGGAGCCTCCGACGCCGAGATCGTGGAGGCCCTGGGGGTGATGGAGGTGTTTGTGGCGTTCAACAAGTTCCTGGACGCCCTCCAGGTGGATGTGGACTTCTGA
- a CDS encoding ammonium transporter: MVFRRHIRALASALLLVLAAAPAWAAQGTDTGDTAWILVSTALVLFMTLPGLALFYGGLVRSKNVLSVLMQCFAISGVVSVLWLVYGYSLAFGPDLGGVVGGLGKVLFASVGLDNVSGTIPETVFAMFQLTFAIITPGLVIGAFAERTKFSAVLWFTVLWVTVVYAPITHWVWGGGWLGQMGLLDFAGGTVVHATAGAAALVCALVIGRRKGFPDTPMPPHNMTLTVAGAGMLWVGWYGFNAGSALAANANAGMALVATHMSASAGALTWMVCEWRKFGKPSILGVVTGMVAGLGTITPASGFVGPMGALVIGILAGLICFNATMLVKQRFQIDDSLDVFPVHGVGGMLGTLLAGVFASPSLGVFSGLGFAQGIDSVGGQLGVQAVGVVATFAYTAVATFVILKVIDAICGLRVDEEAEVQGLDLALHEERGYDL, from the coding sequence ATGGTTTTTCGACGGCACATTCGCGCGTTGGCTTCGGCCCTGCTCCTGGTTCTCGCCGCCGCCCCGGCCTGGGCGGCCCAGGGAACCGATACGGGCGACACGGCCTGGATCCTGGTCTCGACCGCTCTGGTCCTGTTCATGACCCTGCCGGGGCTGGCCCTGTTCTACGGGGGGCTGGTTCGCAGCAAGAACGTCCTGTCCGTGCTCATGCAGTGCTTTGCGATCAGCGGCGTGGTCTCGGTGCTGTGGCTCGTGTACGGCTACAGCCTGGCGTTCGGCCCGGACCTGGGAGGCGTGGTCGGCGGGCTGGGCAAGGTCCTGTTCGCCTCGGTGGGGCTCGACAACGTGAGCGGGACCATCCCGGAGACCGTGTTCGCGATGTTCCAGCTCACCTTCGCCATCATCACCCCGGGCCTGGTGATCGGGGCGTTCGCCGAGCGCACCAAGTTCTCGGCGGTGCTGTGGTTCACCGTGCTGTGGGTGACCGTGGTGTACGCCCCCATCACCCACTGGGTGTGGGGCGGAGGCTGGCTGGGCCAGATGGGGCTCCTGGACTTTGCGGGGGGCACCGTGGTCCACGCCACCGCCGGGGCGGCCGCGCTGGTCTGTGCCCTGGTGATCGGTCGCCGCAAGGGGTTCCCCGACACCCCCATGCCGCCCCACAACATGACCCTGACCGTGGCCGGCGCCGGCATGCTCTGGGTGGGGTGGTACGGGTTCAACGCGGGCAGCGCGTTGGCGGCCAACGCCAACGCCGGCATGGCCCTGGTGGCCACCCACATGTCGGCCTCGGCCGGGGCGCTCACCTGGATGGTGTGCGAGTGGCGCAAGTTCGGAAAGCCCAGCATCCTGGGCGTGGTGACCGGCATGGTGGCGGGGCTGGGCACGATCACCCCAGCCTCGGGGTTCGTGGGGCCGATGGGGGCGCTGGTGATCGGAATTCTGGCGGGATTGATCTGTTTCAACGCCACCATGCTCGTGAAGCAGCGGTTCCAGATCGACGACTCCCTCGACGTGTTCCCGGTGCACGGCGTGGGCGGCATGCTTGGGACCCTGCTGGCCGGCGTGTTCGCGTCCCCCAGCCTGGGGGTGTTCAGCGGCCTCGGGTTCGCCCAGGGCATCGACTCGGTGGGTGGGCAGCTGGGGGTGCAGGCCGTGGGCGTGGTGGCCACGTTCGCGTACACCGCCGTGGCGACCTTCGTGATCCTCAAGGTGATCGACGCCATCTGCGGCCTGCGGGTGGACGAGGAAGCCGAGGTCCAGGGGCTCGACCTGGCCCTGCACGAGGAGCGCGGGTACGATCTGTGA
- a CDS encoding Ig-like domain-containing protein: protein MRYRRGFTLVELLVTMAVALILMAGLYQFFVSQQRSYSTQDEVLRLQQEARMAEDLMVKAIQQTGAFAPSLGTTVSLRGQVILAASDHYLTLQYDDPYRDADKGVITAPEIVTYAVSKPSGSATERVGDDPTVAKASRTVRVFFDADGDGEVEASEAFDLAIPLALSGPPYTLYRVTPDDNGTPTFEAVAARVENLVLRYYDHNGNPLPRDPTTGAAVDPPYVLDETERAQVRTIEIELTLRTRNDDPRYSASFVYPAGTVGSYDTSGDPSSTDVTVTDGYRRRTFTTRVSPRNLSANTCGRITVNASPANPQCPASSTVKVNVADQYGDPVAGTTVTLSLPSGSGASFISGGSAVSTTATTDTNGDVSATVYYTGTARVIPVSAQAVVDCRPSGPANFTLIGSVPIEFQPGDPVRVELTEIPHGPAHATYLDTSDASCSAAGSFTFKAQAYDACDNEVDPLPGLSFQTADGTGSAFGSVSPSAFSSTGETFTVQLPASGPYGAPQDASGYFHQFVQAAGTPSWLTGGITATDDQGHTLGFPFSATVRPWPPASLGALSGNIAGTTHTDCPSPAVADTFRVYDCYQNPIYSLGGGYQVTPTLTNDASGPSDQGSVSPTSITTAATPPDYEVTYTPPNCTLGPQAGKQVTPQITLTLENGGTPKATLGPTNLTLEACVDCQLTASPATMTQCSGSTTITVSGCNKDGQPVRLTVSSTGGDASFSSSGIVTQTTVTLSGTAPSTASADLYLGNAQNGDILTVTAEYLDPSTGDVLGTCGPVTIPVSSACVDLRVFPDNTYTTEVGNLPGQVSCISNIDALYFEVEDCQWQPLRLYKAVRVYALADTNGDGNADYLDQEEVDLDPFPATATPPLYFRSVLGLPLQPNPTPTVLDGVLTYPSGKTVQILAAYRDPNDPVGDDYWRNLNAPVPSSFLSSLSSALRQCEKYFTLTVPLPICFPNAVTSGGGGIWHGNFKIHWGDVVVRGDVKLAPTPKFLLKESTAPLNGSPYTGTGNRDRFFDLYVGKNYDGSGGNYIENSGVPVPNSDPSTIDRPFISGGEGASLGTSYGNYFRNLSYEKISEMLRELDYDTMKTLAQDRGVYWYTLPTGQLRNPVTGDVVADLDTLLDMPGPGLPGAYHDGEFIFVDTFGTTTTPPSTTGVDIDSTPLSSLPSFQIRNIYTEGIIYIAGSLDFKGGGGGFNLNVTTPPEYDTRYDHNDPAATFTAGDLPIRPDPAQTQQAVTLSSINVNGGIYLDGEALFSGNPSIFGAITAERGYQGNGTPEIWYNYTLNQSGENESLCIACCTLEISPSAVQVPLGGATTLAAVSAAGTVQWVSENPTVASVDSSGIVTANAIGVTRVKAVDTNNCFAWATVEVTDPCTLMRISPQNPSITTGGTESFSVVNAPVGVSIVWGSSDPTVATIDPATGLATGIGGGTTVITAQDTSGTCPDWTGTVGGFADDETLLTVNCGLAISSAPSSVNVGDDIVLTATGGYGTVTWTPDNPTLVTPGSATGDSATFTADAAGTVTFTAKDSAACEDTVSVEIVSTCPSHTVATTIPSDGAYYGVYTPNGKTLTWRAIPDDNDGSADSLDNIDRLEFVIKDPSGTVIHTQTESQDWYCGFGGNGPCNTKDVSTWAQGTYTLEVTAYTKASHPCGVSTVSDSIQIKVDNSPIEVGRISGLTDSWQTVTFSRPFSDPVVVAKPLSLNDGDPATVRIRNVTSTGFEIRVEEYEYQDGTHGGETVSYLVVARGRHTLPDGTVVEAGTSSAPGDGTWTSVSFASAFPSTPVVATSVITVNEADTVVTRNRNVGTSGFDVRLQEEEALRYNHAAETVAWVAWEPGSGTAWGIRYEVGTTGDSVTDGFTTVSFATSFTGPPFLIADMQTQDGGDTANLRYQNLTATSFQVQVDEEESQNPETNHITEVVGYMAFEP from the coding sequence ATGCGGTACCGGCGCGGGTTCACCCTGGTGGAACTGCTGGTCACGATGGCCGTGGCCCTGATCCTGATGGCGGGGCTGTACCAGTTCTTCGTGAGCCAGCAGCGCAGCTACTCCACCCAGGACGAGGTGCTCCGGCTGCAACAGGAGGCCCGGATGGCCGAGGACCTCATGGTCAAGGCCATCCAGCAGACCGGCGCGTTCGCGCCGTCGCTCGGGACCACGGTGTCGCTGCGGGGCCAGGTGATCCTGGCCGCCTCGGACCACTACCTGACGCTCCAGTACGACGACCCCTACCGTGACGCGGACAAAGGGGTGATCACCGCCCCTGAGATCGTGACCTACGCGGTGTCCAAGCCCTCGGGCTCGGCGACGGAGCGGGTGGGCGACGACCCCACGGTGGCCAAGGCCAGCCGGACCGTGCGGGTGTTCTTCGACGCGGACGGCGACGGCGAGGTGGAGGCCTCGGAGGCCTTCGACCTTGCGATTCCCCTCGCCCTTTCCGGGCCGCCGTACACGTTGTACCGGGTGACGCCGGACGACAACGGCACGCCGACGTTCGAGGCCGTGGCCGCCCGGGTCGAGAACCTGGTGCTGCGCTACTACGATCACAACGGCAACCCGCTGCCCCGCGACCCCACGACCGGGGCGGCCGTGGACCCGCCCTACGTGCTCGACGAAACCGAGCGGGCCCAGGTGCGAACGATCGAGATCGAGCTAACCCTGAGGACCCGCAACGACGATCCCCGTTACTCGGCCTCGTTCGTGTACCCGGCCGGCACGGTGGGCTCCTACGACACCTCGGGCGACCCCAGCTCCACCGACGTCACGGTCACCGACGGCTACCGCCGCCGCACCTTCACCACCCGGGTCTCCCCCCGCAACCTCTCGGCCAACACCTGCGGCCGGATCACAGTGAACGCCTCCCCTGCAAACCCCCAATGCCCGGCCTCTTCTACGGTAAAGGTCAACGTGGCAGATCAGTACGGCGACCCCGTAGCCGGCACCACGGTGACCTTGAGCCTGCCCTCCGGCTCCGGGGCATCCTTCATTAGCGGCGGGTCGGCCGTCTCGACCACGGCGACCACCGACACCAATGGTGACGTCTCGGCCACCGTGTACTACACCGGCACAGCCAGGGTGATCCCGGTGTCGGCGCAGGCCGTTGTGGACTGCCGGCCCAGCGGCCCCGCCAATTTCACTCTCATCGGGTCGGTACCCATCGAGTTCCAACCCGGCGACCCGGTGCGGGTGGAACTCACCGAGATCCCCCACGGCCCGGCCCACGCCACCTACCTGGACACCTCTGACGCCTCCTGCTCGGCGGCCGGATCGTTCACGTTCAAAGCCCAGGCCTACGATGCCTGCGACAACGAGGTAGACCCGCTCCCCGGGCTTTCTTTCCAGACCGCTGACGGCACCGGCTCGGCCTTCGGTTCGGTCAGTCCGTCCGCGTTCTCCTCAACCGGGGAGACCTTCACCGTGCAACTGCCCGCCTCCGGCCCGTACGGGGCTCCCCAAGACGCGAGCGGCTACTTCCACCAGTTCGTGCAAGCCGCCGGCACGCCTTCATGGCTCACCGGCGGCATCACAGCCACGGACGATCAGGGGCACACGCTGGGGTTTCCTTTCAGCGCGACCGTGCGTCCCTGGCCGCCGGCGAGCCTGGGCGCCCTCTCCGGGAACATCGCGGGCACCACCCATACCGACTGCCCGAGCCCGGCCGTGGCCGACACCTTTCGGGTGTACGACTGCTACCAGAACCCGATCTACTCCCTGGGCGGCGGGTACCAGGTGACCCCAACCCTCACCAACGACGCCTCGGGTCCCTCGGACCAGGGCTCGGTCTCGCCGACGTCCATCACCACGGCCGCGACCCCACCCGATTACGAGGTGACCTATACCCCACCAAACTGCACCCTGGGCCCCCAGGCGGGCAAGCAGGTGACTCCCCAGATTACCCTTACCCTGGAAAACGGAGGTACGCCCAAAGCCACCCTGGGCCCCACGAACCTGACGCTGGAGGCCTGCGTGGACTGCCAGCTCACAGCGAGCCCGGCCACCATGACCCAATGTTCCGGCTCCACCACCATTACGGTGTCGGGGTGCAACAAAGACGGTCAGCCGGTGCGGCTGACCGTTTCGAGCACCGGGGGCGATGCCTCGTTCAGCTCGTCTGGCATCGTGACCCAGACCACGGTGACACTGAGCGGGACTGCCCCCTCCACCGCCTCGGCCGACCTGTACCTGGGCAACGCCCAAAACGGCGACATCCTCACCGTGACCGCGGAGTATCTCGACCCCTCGACCGGCGACGTACTCGGCACCTGCGGGCCGGTGACGATCCCCGTCTCGAGCGCATGTGTGGACCTGAGGGTGTTCCCCGACAACACGTACACCACTGAGGTGGGCAACCTGCCGGGGCAGGTGAGCTGCATCTCCAATATCGACGCCCTGTACTTCGAGGTGGAGGACTGCCAGTGGCAGCCCCTCAGGCTCTACAAGGCTGTGCGGGTGTATGCATTGGCGGATACGAACGGGGACGGCAACGCCGACTACCTTGATCAAGAAGAGGTCGATCTCGATCCGTTCCCGGCCACTGCCACCCCCCCCCTGTACTTTCGCTCGGTCCTGGGGCTGCCCCTCCAGCCGAACCCCACGCCCACCGTGCTCGACGGAGTCCTCACCTACCCGTCAGGCAAAACCGTGCAGATCCTGGCCGCATACCGGGATCCCAACGATCCCGTGGGCGACGACTACTGGCGGAACCTGAACGCGCCAGTGCCGTCTTCGTTCTTGTCGAGCCTTTCGAGCGCGCTGAGGCAGTGCGAGAAGTACTTCACCCTAACGGTGCCCTTGCCCATCTGCTTCCCGAACGCGGTCACCTCTGGTGGCGGGGGCATCTGGCACGGGAACTTCAAGATCCATTGGGGAGACGTTGTGGTCCGAGGGGACGTGAAGCTGGCCCCCACCCCCAAGTTCCTCCTCAAAGAGTCCACCGCCCCCTTGAATGGAAGTCCATACACAGGCACCGGCAACCGAGACCGATTCTTCGACCTCTATGTGGGCAAGAACTACGATGGCTCAGGGGGGAACTACATCGAAAACAGCGGCGTCCCGGTCCCCAACAGCGATCCGTCCACGATCGACCGACCTTTCATCTCGGGGGGGGAAGGCGCATCTTTGGGGACGAGCTACGGAAACTACTTCCGGAACCTCTCTTACGAAAAGATCAGCGAGATGCTTCGGGAGCTCGATTACGACACCATGAAGACCCTGGCCCAGGACCGGGGGGTGTACTGGTACACGCTCCCCACAGGCCAGCTTCGCAACCCCGTCACCGGAGACGTGGTTGCCGATCTCGACACGCTCCTGGACATGCCCGGTCCGGGGCTTCCGGGCGCGTACCACGATGGAGAGTTCATCTTCGTCGACACCTTCGGAACAACAACGACGCCCCCCTCGACCACGGGGGTGGACATCGACAGCACGCCCTTGAGTTCGCTTCCGAGCTTTCAAATTAGGAACATCTACACCGAGGGGATCATCTACATCGCGGGCTCCCTAGACTTTAAAGGGGGAGGAGGGGGGTTCAACCTGAACGTCACGACCCCTCCGGAGTACGACACGCGCTACGACCACAACGACCCGGCGGCCACTTTCACGGCAGGGGACCTCCCCATCCGCCCCGATCCGGCCCAAACCCAGCAAGCCGTGACGCTGTCCTCCATCAACGTGAACGGCGGGATCTACTTGGACGGCGAGGCCCTTTTCTCTGGCAACCCATCGATCTTCGGCGCCATAACGGCCGAGCGGGGGTATCAAGGCAACGGGACCCCCGAGATCTGGTACAACTACACCCTGAACCAGAGCGGGGAGAACGAGTCCCTGTGCATCGCCTGCTGCACCCTCGAGATCTCACCGTCCGCCGTCCAAGTGCCTCTTGGGGGCGCCACCACCCTTGCGGCTGTTTCCGCGGCCGGCACGGTGCAATGGGTGAGCGAGAATCCCACCGTGGCGTCGGTGGACTCCTCGGGGATTGTCACGGCCAACGCCATCGGCGTGACCCGGGTCAAGGCCGTGGACACCAACAATTGCTTTGCCTGGGCAACGGTGGAGGTGACGGATCCGTGCACGCTCATGCGGATCAGCCCCCAGAACCCGTCGATCACAACGGGCGGAACCGAGTCGTTCAGCGTGGTGAACGCACCGGTCGGAGTGAGTATCGTGTGGGGATCCAGCGATCCCACCGTAGCCACAATCGATCCCGCCACGGGCCTGGCCACCGGGATCGGCGGCGGCACGACCGTCATTACCGCCCAGGACACGAGCGGAACCTGTCCCGATTGGACCGGCACCGTGGGCGGGTTCGCGGACGACGAGACCCTTCTGACCGTGAACTGCGGGCTCGCCATCTCGTCCGCACCCTCATCGGTGAACGTGGGCGACGACATCGTGCTCACCGCCACAGGCGGCTACGGCACGGTGACATGGACTCCGGACAATCCAACGTTGGTGACGCCGGGGTCGGCAACGGGCGACTCGGCCACGTTCACTGCGGATGCCGCCGGCACGGTGACGTTCACCGCCAAAGACTCGGCGGCGTGTGAAGACACAGTGAGCGTTGAGATCGTCTCCACGTGTCCGAGCCACACCGTGGCGACCACGATCCCCTCGGACGGTGCTTACTACGGGGTCTACACCCCAAACGGGAAAACTCTCACCTGGAGGGCGATCCCCGACGACAACGACGGATCTGCCGACTCGCTGGACAACATCGACCGGCTGGAGTTCGTCATCAAAGATCCAAGCGGCACGGTGATCCACACACAGACCGAAAGCCAGGACTGGTACTGTGGATTTGGCGGCAACGGCCCGTGCAACACCAAGGACGTGAGCACATGGGCGCAAGGAACCTACACGTTGGAAGTCACTGCTTACACTAAGGCATCTCACCCTTGCGGGGTGAGCACGGTCAGCGACTCGATCCAGATCAAAGTCGATAATAGCCCCATCGAGGTCGGACGGATCTCCGGCCTCACCGACTCCTGGCAAACCGTGACATTTAGCCGCCCGTTTTCGGATCCGGTGGTGGTGGCGAAGCCCCTGAGCCTCAACGACGGCGATCCAGCCACCGTGAGAATCCGAAACGTCACCTCCACCGGGTTCGAGATCCGCGTCGAGGAGTACGAGTATCAAGACGGAACCCACGGCGGGGAAACCGTGAGTTACCTGGTGGTGGCAAGGGGCCGCCACACCCTGCCGGACGGCACCGTGGTCGAAGCTGGTACCAGCTCGGCGCCCGGGGACGGCACTTGGACCTCAGTTTCGTTTGCTTCCGCGTTCCCTTCGACGCCCGTGGTGGCTACCTCGGTGATCACTGTGAATGAGGCCGACACCGTGGTCACCCGGAACAGGAACGTAGGCACTAGCGGTTTCGACGTCCGACTTCAGGAGGAGGAAGCGCTGCGCTACAACCATGCGGCCGAGACCGTGGCCTGGGTGGCGTGGGAACCCGGCTCCGGGACGGCCTGGGGCATCCGGTACGAGGTGGGCACCACGGGCGACTCGGTGACCGACGGCTTCACCACGGTGTCCTTCGCCACCTCGTTCACCGGCCCTCCCTTTCTCATCGCCGACATGCAGACCCAGGACGGAGGCGACACCGCGAACCTGAGGTACCAGAACCTCACGGCCACCTCATTCCAGGTGCAGGTGGACGAGGAAGAGTCCCAAAACCCCGAGACCAATCACATCACCGAGGTGGTGGGGTACATGGCCTTCGAGCCGTGA
- a CDS encoding PIN domain-containing protein codes for MELLLDTNIFLEVFLDQAHAADARRILTTGDHTRWMTDFSLHSIGVLLFRRSLQGVFGEFVKDIISPGVVRIVSLPEDQVPNLCAASRRFGLDFDDAYQYATARWLNLSLVSFDSDFDRTNLPRLDPSHI; via the coding sequence ATGGAACTCCTTCTTGACACCAACATCTTTCTAGAGGTGTTCCTGGACCAGGCTCATGCCGCGGACGCCCGACGCATTCTGACAACGGGGGACCACACCCGGTGGATGACCGACTTCTCCCTGCACTCGATCGGGGTGCTTCTGTTCCGCCGCAGCCTCCAGGGCGTGTTCGGGGAGTTCGTGAAAGACATCATCTCCCCGGGAGTCGTGCGGATCGTTTCTCTGCCGGAGGACCAGGTCCCGAACCTCTGCGCTGCTTCCCGGCGGTTCGGGTTGGATTTTGACGACGCCTACCAGTACGCTACAGCCCGCTGGCTCAACCTTTCGCTCGTGAGCTTCGATTCCGACTTCGATCGCACCAACCTGCCTCGGTTGGATCCTTCGCACATCTGA
- a CDS encoding DUF72 domain-containing protein — protein MARARYWERFRAVEVQQTFYRPPRIATLERWRAEAPAEAVFALKAWQVVTHPATSPTYRRLARPVAPDRRDRYGFFQPTEEVAGGWNVTREAALALGAVAVLFQCPASFRPTPENVENLRRFFRGIGPQPFLLAWEPRGPWPRELVGELCQDLGLVHAVDPFGADPTTPDPVYLRLHGRGGYRYRYSDGELRELATRLRGRTGFVFFNNDHMWEDARRFLQASAGVAGGGGRG, from the coding sequence GTGGCCCGCGCCCGCTACTGGGAGCGGTTCCGGGCCGTGGAGGTGCAGCAGACCTTTTACCGCCCCCCACGGATCGCTACGTTGGAACGCTGGCGGGCCGAGGCGCCCGCCGAGGCCGTGTTCGCCCTCAAGGCCTGGCAGGTGGTGACCCACCCGGCCACGAGCCCCACGTACCGGCGGCTGGCACGGCCCGTGGCGCCGGACCGGCGGGACCGGTACGGGTTCTTTCAGCCCACCGAGGAGGTGGCCGGGGGGTGGAACGTGACCCGGGAGGCAGCCCTCGCCCTCGGCGCAGTCGCTGTGCTGTTCCAGTGCCCGGCCTCGTTCCGCCCCACCCCGGAGAACGTCGAGAACCTCCGGCGATTCTTCCGGGGCATCGGCCCCCAGCCGTTCCTCCTGGCCTGGGAGCCCCGGGGCCCCTGGCCCCGGGAGCTCGTGGGGGAACTTTGCCAGGACCTGGGGCTCGTCCACGCCGTGGACCCCTTTGGAGCCGACCCGACCACGCCCGACCCCGTCTATCTCCGGCTCCACGGCCGGGGCGGGTACCGGTACCGATACTCCGACGGGGAACTTCGGGAGCTCGCCACGCGCCTGCGCGGCCGCACGGGGTTCGTGTTCTTCAACAACGACCACATGTGGGAGGACGCCCGGCGGTTTCTCCAAGCGTCTGCCGGGGTTGCCGGAGGTGGGGGCCGAGGATAA
- a CDS encoding glycine/sarcosine/betaine reductase selenoprotein B family protein, with protein MPEPVTETFEAFKNSFFYGSRSDLAFKFLKNLSNEDAAEFFRELLENLGRTVDDGDAGRLVRLAVEWQARAYAGEGGGRWTYEDAPFAPLEKPVRESVVGLLTSSGHFVEDDDPEPFGVKGMTQEEACRRIKEFLKAPPTLSRIPADVPAERLRVRHGGYDVRAAQADPNVVFPVDRLRELEAEGAIGRRAGTFYSFVGACSQLRLLRDHAPRWAGLLRDEGVAAVLLVPV; from the coding sequence ATGCCCGAGCCTGTGACGGAGACCTTCGAGGCGTTCAAAAACTCGTTCTTCTACGGTTCCCGAAGCGACCTGGCGTTCAAGTTTTTGAAAAACCTGTCCAACGAGGACGCCGCGGAGTTCTTTCGGGAGCTCCTGGAGAACCTGGGGCGCACCGTGGACGACGGCGATGCCGGACGTCTCGTCCGGCTGGCCGTGGAGTGGCAGGCTCGGGCCTATGCAGGAGAGGGGGGTGGGAGATGGACGTACGAAGACGCTCCGTTCGCACCCCTCGAGAAACCCGTGCGGGAATCCGTGGTGGGGCTCTTGACCTCGAGCGGGCATTTCGTCGAGGACGACGATCCCGAGCCGTTCGGGGTGAAGGGCATGACCCAGGAGGAGGCCTGCCGTCGGATCAAGGAGTTTCTGAAGGCGCCGCCCACGCTGAGCCGGATCCCGGCCGACGTGCCGGCCGAGCGTCTGCGGGTGCGCCACGGCGGCTACGACGTGCGGGCCGCCCAGGCCGACCCCAACGTGGTGTTCCCGGTGGACCGGCTGCGGGAGCTGGAGGCCGAGGGCGCGATCGGGCGACGGGCCGGAACCTTCTACTCGTTCGTGGGTGCCTGCTCCCAGCTCCGCCTGCTAAGAGACCATGCTCCCCGGTGGGCCGGGCTCCTCCGGGACGAGGGGGTGGCCGCGGTGCTTCTGGTGCCGGTCTGA
- a CDS encoding P-II family nitrogen regulator has protein sequence MKLVIAVIKPFKLDDVREALSDIGVKGLTVTEVKGYGRQKGHKEHYRGAEYVVDFVPKVRLDIAVDAELVPRVIDAITRAARTGKIGDGKIFVTNLEEVVRIRTGESGPEAL, from the coding sequence ATGAAACTCGTCATCGCCGTGATCAAGCCGTTCAAGCTCGACGACGTGCGCGAAGCCCTGTCCGACATCGGCGTGAAGGGGCTCACCGTGACCGAGGTCAAGGGGTACGGCCGGCAGAAGGGGCACAAGGAGCACTACCGGGGAGCCGAATACGTGGTGGACTTCGTGCCCAAGGTCCGCCTGGACATCGCCGTGGACGCCGAGCTCGTGCCCCGGGTCATCGACGCCATCACCCGGGCCGCCCGCACGGGCAAGATCGGCGACGGAAAGATCTTCGTGACCAACCTGGAAGAGGTGGTGCGGATCCGGACCGGCGAGTCCGGCCCCGAGGCCCTGTAG
- a CDS encoding DUF2281 domain-containing protein, translated as MGAVRREIDRLLEGLPPEQQEEVLRFVRRLTTARPSPGSTRPSFSWAGALKATDRGKTSVELQHEALVVRLGTHGTPS; from the coding sequence ATGGGTGCAGTACGAAGGGAGATCGACCGCCTCCTGGAGGGGCTTCCGCCGGAGCAGCAGGAGGAAGTGTTGCGATTCGTCCGGCGGTTGACGACGGCGCGCCCCTCTCCGGGGTCCACCAGACCCTCGTTTTCCTGGGCCGGGGCATTGAAGGCGACGGACCGGGGGAAGACCTCGGTGGAACTGCAACACGAGGCCCTGGTTGTCCGGTTGGGAACGCATGGAACTCCTTCTTGA